One window of the Ramlibacter henchirensis genome contains the following:
- a CDS encoding DUF3348 family protein translates to MHGISSSIGASKLVRLLGAWSPVDADAGGPDVAERMSTWFGPLDAIRLQAVHQALRAGPAGDTRRAKTSGKQVDAVAQDVQRVRAVLSKAISQDPLALANLKPADEGFGYASYQQRHLELQRQMGQMLGALRDHVRQAVSRISPQLRQLAVLDAAFEELLAEREQALLPTTASLLERRFHQLRSTYRQEQDAAGEPDDPAQWRQPGGWLHTFEQDWRQALLAELELRLEPVAGLVDALRHESGIQKA, encoded by the coding sequence TTGCACGGCATCTCTTCTTCCATCGGCGCTTCGAAGCTGGTCCGCCTGCTGGGCGCATGGTCGCCCGTGGATGCGGATGCGGGCGGGCCCGACGTCGCCGAGCGAATGAGCACGTGGTTCGGCCCGCTCGATGCGATCCGGCTGCAGGCCGTGCACCAGGCCCTGCGCGCGGGTCCGGCCGGCGACACGCGGCGCGCGAAAACGAGCGGCAAGCAAGTGGATGCCGTCGCGCAGGACGTGCAGCGGGTGCGCGCTGTGCTGTCGAAAGCGATCTCGCAGGACCCGCTGGCGCTGGCCAACCTCAAGCCCGCCGATGAGGGCTTCGGCTACGCGTCCTATCAGCAACGCCACCTCGAGCTGCAGCGCCAGATGGGCCAGATGCTCGGCGCGTTGCGTGACCACGTGCGGCAGGCCGTCTCGCGCATCTCTCCACAACTGCGGCAGCTCGCCGTTCTCGACGCGGCATTCGAGGAGCTGCTCGCCGAGCGCGAGCAGGCCCTCTTGCCCACGACTGCGTCCCTGCTGGAGCGCCGCTTCCATCAACTGCGTTCGACATACCGCCAGGAGCAGGACGCCGCCGGCGAGCCGGACGATCCCGCCCAGTGGCGCCAGCCCGGCGGCTGGCTCCACACCTTCGAACAGGACTGGCGCCAGGCACTGCTCGCCGAGCTGGAGCTGCGCCTCGAACCCGTCGCGGGCCTGGTCGACGCGCTGCGCCACGAATCCGGAATCCAGAAAGCATGA
- a CDS encoding alpha/beta fold hydrolase, which translates to MPTAPFFREAGAGPTVLCLHSNAAHSGQWRPLMEMLADRFRVVTVDSWGSGKSPEWPSDREIRLADEVALIEPLIASARGGVHLVGHSYGACIALKAALMHPAQVRSLSVYEPTIFALVDRDTPRPNRTEGIQQAVRASAACLDRGDGEGAARAFIDFWMGEGSFDRTPAERRPPIVDSVRNIRRWAHALLTEPATLEDLGRLRIPVLYMVGGRSPDSSHCVAERLVPVLANARRVDFPQLGHMGPVTQPEPVNRAIAGFLDEVARA; encoded by the coding sequence ATGCCCACTGCACCGTTCTTCCGCGAAGCCGGCGCCGGCCCCACGGTGCTGTGCCTGCATTCCAACGCAGCGCACTCGGGCCAATGGCGCCCGCTGATGGAGATGCTGGCCGACCGGTTTCGTGTCGTGACGGTGGACTCCTGGGGCTCGGGCAAGTCGCCGGAGTGGCCCTCGGACCGCGAGATACGTCTCGCCGACGAAGTCGCCCTGATCGAGCCGCTGATCGCCTCCGCGCGCGGCGGCGTGCACCTGGTCGGCCATTCCTACGGCGCGTGCATCGCGCTGAAGGCTGCGCTGATGCATCCCGCGCAGGTGCGCAGCCTGTCCGTCTACGAGCCCACGATCTTCGCGCTGGTGGACCGCGACACGCCGCGGCCGAACCGCACGGAAGGCATCCAGCAGGCGGTGCGCGCCAGCGCGGCGTGCCTTGACCGCGGCGACGGCGAGGGTGCGGCCCGCGCCTTCATCGACTTCTGGATGGGCGAGGGCAGCTTCGACCGCACGCCGGCCGAGCGCCGCCCGCCCATCGTGGATTCGGTGCGCAACATCCGCCGCTGGGCGCACGCGTTGCTCACCGAGCCCGCGACGCTGGAAGATCTGGGCCGACTGCGCATCCCCGTGCTGTACATGGTCGGCGGCCGCTCGCCGGACTCGTCGCACTGCGTGGCCGAGCGGCTCGTGCCCGTGCTGGCGAACGCGCGCCGCGTGGACTTCCCGCAGCTGGGGCACATGGGACCGGTGACGCAGCCGGAGCCGGTCAACCGGGCGATCGCCGGATTCCTCGACGAAGTGGCGCGCGCCTGA
- a CDS encoding alpha/beta fold hydrolase, with the protein MNMMSSGAARATSIGALAAVAAAASAFWVEQRARAAERRYQAHNHLVYINGTRLHYQLVGEGPPVMLVHGNLVHGADFEASGLLERLARKHQVLVIDRPGFGHSDRPRDQVWTPARQARLLHHAASVLGLDRPVVVGHSLGTQVALCMALQEPSSVAGLVLVSGYYWPSFRLDRWMAMPAALPLLGDLLRYTTEAWTARASLGQAVRSMFHPNPVPARFIELLPREMLLRPLQQRATLEDGSDMVPQARALAKQYGNLRVPVTLIAGAKDRIVTPRQTLRLQSRLPQARVHMLAGVGHMAHYHAHEQIERAIDEAFGAKRTGTIASFDPHVPPTVRPIIAAHEQRSRDEAKAPLPEAAVDRSP; encoded by the coding sequence ATGAACATGATGAGCTCCGGCGCGGCACGCGCCACTTCCATCGGTGCCCTGGCGGCCGTGGCCGCAGCGGCCAGCGCGTTCTGGGTCGAGCAGCGCGCCCGCGCGGCCGAACGGCGCTACCAGGCGCACAACCACCTCGTCTACATCAACGGCACGCGGCTGCACTACCAGCTGGTGGGCGAAGGCCCGCCCGTGATGCTGGTGCACGGCAACCTCGTGCATGGAGCGGACTTCGAGGCCAGCGGGCTGCTGGAGCGGCTGGCGCGCAAGCACCAGGTGCTGGTGATCGACCGGCCCGGCTTCGGCCACAGCGACCGGCCACGCGACCAGGTGTGGACGCCCGCGCGGCAGGCGCGCTTGCTGCACCACGCGGCTTCGGTGCTCGGCCTGGACCGGCCTGTCGTCGTCGGCCATTCGCTGGGCACGCAGGTGGCGCTGTGCATGGCCCTGCAGGAGCCCTCGAGCGTGGCCGGTCTGGTGCTCGTGAGCGGCTATTACTGGCCGAGCTTCCGGCTGGACCGGTGGATGGCGATGCCGGCGGCCCTGCCCTTGCTGGGCGACCTGCTTCGCTACACGACCGAGGCCTGGACGGCGCGGGCGTCGCTCGGCCAGGCGGTGCGGTCCATGTTCCACCCCAACCCGGTGCCGGCCCGCTTCATCGAGCTGCTGCCGCGCGAGATGCTGCTGCGCCCCTTGCAGCAGCGGGCGACGCTCGAGGACGGCAGCGACATGGTGCCGCAGGCCCGCGCGCTCGCGAAGCAGTACGGCAACCTGCGCGTGCCCGTCACGCTGATCGCGGGCGCCAAGGACCGCATCGTGACGCCGCGGCAGACGCTGCGCCTGCAGTCCAGGCTGCCGCAGGCGCGGGTGCACATGCTCGCGGGCGTGGGCCACATGGCCCACTACCACGCGCACGAGCAGATCGAGCGGGCCATCGACGAGGCGTTCGGTGCGAAGAGGACGGGGACGATCGCATCCTTCGATCCACACGTGCCGCCCACCGTGCGCCCGATCATCGCGGCCCACGAGCAACGCAGCCGGGATGAAGCCAAGGCGCCGCTGCCCGAGGCGGCGGTCGATCGTTCGCCGTAA
- a CDS encoding pseudouridine synthase, translating to MGDSLSILHLDPELVAIDKPRGLLVHPSALDAGEERTALGLLQQQLGERLFPLHRLDKATSGVLLFARSAAVAREWGQVFESGAVAKQYIALVRGWPAESGQIDYPLARDPELPSAGQPRVPAVTRYRRLRCFEWPFNADGRHGTSRYALMEVESLTGRRHQIRRHFKHIAHPLVGDTTHGKGAHNRAVAQWLGVNRLWLHAASIGLPGGMRIDAPAGPEWTSLFDSEAER from the coding sequence GTGGGTGACTCGCTTTCAATCCTGCACCTCGATCCCGAGCTGGTCGCCATCGACAAGCCACGGGGCCTGTTGGTGCATCCGAGTGCGCTCGATGCGGGCGAGGAGCGCACCGCGCTGGGCTTGCTGCAGCAGCAGCTCGGCGAGCGCCTGTTCCCCCTGCACCGACTGGACAAGGCGACCAGCGGCGTGTTGCTGTTCGCGCGATCGGCTGCAGTCGCCCGCGAATGGGGGCAGGTTTTCGAAAGCGGCGCCGTGGCGAAGCAGTACATCGCGCTGGTCCGCGGCTGGCCCGCGGAAAGCGGCCAGATCGACTACCCGCTCGCACGCGATCCCGAACTCCCCTCGGCCGGCCAGCCCCGCGTCCCCGCTGTCACGCGCTACCGCCGCTTGCGTTGCTTCGAATGGCCGTTCAATGCGGACGGCCGGCACGGCACGAGCCGCTACGCGCTGATGGAGGTCGAGTCACTCACCGGCCGCCGCCACCAGATCCGGCGGCACTTCAAGCACATCGCGCATCCGCTGGTCGGGGACACGACGCATGGCAAGGGTGCGCACAACCGCGCGGTGGCGCAGTGGTTGGGAGTGAACCGGCTGTGGTTGCACGCGGCCAGCATTGGGTTACCGGGTGGGATGCGGATTGACGCTCCGGCCGGACCGGAGTGGACTTCGCTGTTTGATTCCGAGGCGGAGCGATGA
- a CDS encoding glutathione S-transferase codes for MPYELHYWPTIQGRGEFVRLALEAAGAPYSDVAREEGGMEAMEHYLSSADVRRPPFAPPFLVDGRIVVAQTAAILMYLGPRLGLVGKSEADALWTHQLQLTIADFVTEVHDTHHPIASGLYYEEQQAEAQRRAADFRQSRLPKFMGWFEAVLERNPRNAGGAAPHLVGSRLSYADLSLFQVVEGLQYAFPKAARRVLKRAPLVATLHSGVAAHRRLGKYLASERRIAFNQQGIFRRYPELDG; via the coding sequence ATGCCGTACGAACTCCACTACTGGCCCACGATCCAGGGCCGCGGCGAATTCGTCCGGCTTGCGCTCGAAGCCGCGGGCGCGCCGTACAGCGACGTCGCCCGCGAGGAAGGTGGGATGGAGGCGATGGAACACTATCTCTCGTCCGCCGACGTGCGCCGGCCGCCGTTCGCACCGCCCTTCCTCGTGGACGGCCGCATCGTGGTGGCGCAGACCGCGGCCATCCTGATGTACCTGGGGCCGCGGCTCGGGCTGGTGGGCAAGAGCGAAGCCGACGCACTGTGGACGCACCAGCTGCAGCTGACCATCGCCGACTTCGTGACCGAGGTGCACGACACGCACCACCCCATCGCGAGCGGGCTCTACTACGAGGAGCAGCAGGCCGAGGCGCAGCGGCGTGCGGCCGACTTCCGCCAGTCGCGGCTGCCCAAGTTCATGGGCTGGTTCGAGGCGGTGCTCGAACGCAATCCGCGCAACGCGGGCGGTGCTGCGCCGCACCTGGTCGGCAGCCGGCTCAGTTATGCGGACCTGTCGCTGTTCCAGGTGGTCGAGGGGCTGCAGTACGCCTTCCCGAAGGCCGCGCGCCGTGTGCTGAAGCGCGCACCGCTCGTGGCCACCCTGCACTCGGGGGTGGCCGCGCACCGGCGGCTGGGCAAGTACTTGGCCAGCGAGCGCCGCATCGCGTTCAACCAGCAGGGGATCTTCCGGCGCTATCCGGAGCTGGACGGCTGA
- a CDS encoding alpha/beta hydrolase — MRNVPLRLAVRSSKHPALAGSAEPGVHRIAPGPHGLREALVRVPPRQAEPGQPIPLALMLHGSGGEPAHALDYLEPFASDAGVLLVAPASRDYTWDAILGRRGPDIEAVNHALHWAFDRFLIHPQRIAVAGFSDGASYALALGLANGDVFGATVALSPGFIPGVQPVVAGSRVFVSHGTHDTVLPIDRCSRRIVQVLREEDYYVTYEEFEGGHVIPPRIAERACRWMLDG, encoded by the coding sequence ATGAGAAACGTCCCCTTGCGCCTGGCCGTACGGTCGTCCAAGCATCCCGCCCTCGCCGGCTCGGCCGAGCCCGGCGTGCACCGCATCGCGCCCGGGCCGCATGGACTCCGCGAAGCGTTGGTGCGCGTGCCACCACGCCAGGCCGAACCCGGCCAGCCGATCCCGCTGGCCTTGATGCTCCACGGCTCCGGCGGCGAGCCCGCTCACGCGCTCGACTACCTGGAGCCCTTCGCCTCCGATGCCGGCGTGCTGCTGGTCGCCCCCGCTTCACGCGACTACACCTGGGACGCGATCCTCGGACGCCGCGGCCCCGACATCGAGGCGGTGAACCACGCGCTGCACTGGGCCTTCGACCGCTTCCTCATCCACCCGCAGCGCATCGCGGTGGCGGGCTTTTCCGACGGCGCCTCGTACGCGCTCGCGCTGGGCCTGGCCAATGGCGACGTGTTCGGGGCCACGGTCGCCCTGTCGCCGGGCTTCATCCCGGGCGTGCAGCCGGTCGTCGCAGGCTCGCGGGTCTTCGTCTCGCACGGGACCCACGACACCGTGCTGCCCATCGATCGCTGCAGCCGCCGCATCGTGCAGGTCCTGCGCGAAGAGGACTACTACGTCACCTACGAAGAGTTCGAGGGAGGCCACGTGATCCCGCCGCGAATTGCCGAGCGGGCCTGCCGCTGGATGCTCGACGGCTGA